From Rhizobium tumorigenes, the proteins below share one genomic window:
- a CDS encoding class I SAM-dependent methyltransferase yields the protein MTMIDTSFSIIDLYRRHAAAWTTARGTVLHEHAWIGRFADMLRRGTDVLDIGCGSGEPIARYLAGRGHPVTGVDGSPEMIALFQANLPGAIVEVADMRFLKLDRRYGGLIAWDSFFHLAPQDQRMMFPIFRDHAEPAAPLLFTSGPAFGEAIGTLNGEPLYHASLDPEEYRILLDRNGFDVVSHVAEDPDCSGHTVWLARRRRS from the coding sequence ATGACCATGATCGACACCTCCTTCAGCATCATAGATCTTTACCGTCGCCATGCTGCCGCATGGACAACTGCGCGCGGCACGGTGCTGCACGAGCACGCGTGGATCGGGCGGTTTGCCGACATGCTGCGGCGAGGGACGGACGTGCTCGATATTGGGTGCGGATCAGGAGAGCCTATCGCGCGTTATCTTGCCGGCAGAGGTCATCCGGTTACCGGTGTGGACGGTTCGCCGGAAATGATCGCGCTATTTCAGGCCAATCTGCCCGGCGCGATAGTGGAAGTGGCGGATATGCGCTTTCTGAAATTGGATCGGAGATACGGCGGGCTAATTGCTTGGGACAGCTTCTTTCACCTAGCGCCTCAGGATCAGCGGATGATGTTCCCTATCTTCCGAGACCATGCCGAACCGGCGGCCCCATTGCTGTTCACGAGTGGTCCAGCCTTTGGCGAAGCGATAGGCACGCTCAATGGAGAGCCCCTCTATCATGCAAGCCTCGACCCTGAGGAATACCGCATTCTGCTCGACCGGAATGGCTTTGATGTTGTGTCCCATGTTGCCGAAGACCCGGACTGCAGCGGGCACACTGTTTGGCTAGCGCGTCGACGGCGGTCGTGA
- a CDS encoding response regulator yields MTGQPLGLVDVSRLNAVLVVEDGMLIRMDITTFLEDEEFTVYEAAADEATAILNTHSEIRAVFTDIDMPGTMDGLKLAAAVRDKMATCTNYRDIRASAIG; encoded by the coding sequence ATGACTGGCCAGCCGCTGGGCCTAGTTGATGTCTCTCGGCTGAACGCAGTTCTCGTCGTTGAAGACGGAATGCTCATTCGAATGGATATCACTACTTTCCTTGAGGATGAGGAGTTCACGGTCTATGAGGCGGCTGCCGATGAGGCGACCGCGATTTTGAACACCCACTCCGAAATTCGCGCCGTTTTCACGGATATCGACATGCCAGGCACAATGGACGGGCTGAAGCTGGCGGCGGCGGTACGCGACAAGATGGCCACATGTACAAATTATCGTGACATCAGGGCATCGGCAATTGGGTAA
- a CDS encoding response regulator — MKVMIVEDEMLLAMELESEVEMAGHEVTGLAMSRSQAQEQIGSSKPDFAFVDIHLTDGPTGVDVGRELAAAGIPYVFVSGNIKKIPQDFAGAIGAIEKPYTMNGMKNALAYVSAVIAGDASGSPPVSLVLAADVTPRKPQS; from the coding sequence TTGAAAGTCATGATCGTCGAGGATGAGATGCTGCTCGCCATGGAGCTGGAGAGCGAAGTGGAGATGGCGGGCCACGAGGTCACAGGGCTCGCCATGAGCAGAAGTCAGGCCCAGGAGCAGATTGGTTCATCGAAACCCGACTTCGCGTTCGTCGATATCCACCTCACGGACGGGCCGACTGGCGTCGATGTCGGACGCGAACTGGCCGCCGCCGGTATTCCTTACGTCTTTGTAAGTGGCAACATCAAGAAGATCCCGCAGGATTTTGCCGGCGCGATCGGCGCAATTGAAAAACCGTACACGATGAACGGAATGAAGAACGCGCTTGCCTACGTGTCCGCTGTAATTGCAGGCGACGCAAGCGGTTCTCCGCCTGTCAGCCTTGTCTTGGCGGCAGATGTGACACCTAGAAAGCCCCAAAGTTAG
- a CDS encoding PAS domain-containing protein, producing the protein MPERDQFQTDARDAGNRLLAGHVSEDPFAAAFKATRMPMIVTDPNQSDNPIIFCNNAFLRLSGYSDDEVIGRNCRFLQGPETDRETISKIREAIAAGQDVAVDILNYRKDGSQFWNAVFISPVRDETGAIIYFFASQLDFTNVKSRESDLAAARHAAEAEVAKHTANLRSALEARTLLVHEVDHRVKNNLLTMASIVKMQARVTKDDGRRHTLMSVLNRIEALSTVQRKLFTLDDVSKFDISEFARELVTDLVDATGRKDIRLTLDLSPLLVPAVKATPLSLIVNELVGDAVRRGLSDGGGDIHVVVRRLNGHFLIRIEDTSEPVEPDIENAELGQMLLEASARQLGAEIERKQEGRKTIVNVVLLVDDHQENTH; encoded by the coding sequence ATGCCGGAAAGGGATCAGTTTCAAACCGACGCCAGAGACGCGGGCAACCGGCTTCTCGCAGGCCATGTCAGCGAGGATCCCTTCGCCGCTGCTTTCAAGGCAACGCGGATGCCAATGATCGTCACCGATCCGAACCAGAGCGATAACCCGATTATTTTTTGTAACAATGCTTTTCTAAGACTGTCCGGGTATAGCGACGATGAGGTCATCGGCCGCAACTGCCGTTTTCTGCAGGGACCGGAAACAGATCGGGAAACGATCTCGAAGATCCGAGAAGCAATCGCAGCCGGGCAAGACGTCGCCGTCGATATTCTCAACTACCGGAAAGATGGTAGCCAGTTCTGGAATGCTGTGTTCATCAGCCCGGTACGAGATGAGACCGGTGCGATCATCTATTTCTTTGCGTCACAACTCGACTTCACCAATGTCAAAAGCCGCGAGTCCGATCTAGCGGCCGCCCGGCATGCGGCTGAAGCCGAGGTTGCCAAACACACGGCAAACCTTCGCTCGGCGCTCGAGGCTCGTACATTGCTGGTCCATGAAGTCGACCACCGCGTGAAAAACAACCTGCTGACGATGGCGTCCATCGTGAAGATGCAGGCACGGGTTACCAAGGACGACGGTCGCAGGCACACGCTGATGTCCGTGCTTAATCGAATCGAGGCGCTCAGTACCGTCCAGCGAAAACTGTTCACACTCGACGACGTCTCGAAGTTCGATATATCCGAGTTCGCGCGCGAGCTGGTGACCGACCTCGTCGATGCAACCGGCCGCAAGGATATACGCCTCACCCTCGATCTTTCGCCGCTGCTGGTGCCCGCGGTCAAGGCCACTCCGCTTTCGCTGATCGTGAATGAGTTGGTCGGAGACGCGGTCCGCCGAGGATTGAGTGACGGAGGAGGCGATATTCACGTCGTCGTCCGACGCCTAAACGGGCATTTCCTGATCAGGATCGAGGATACATCCGAGCCCGTCGAGCCGGATATCGAAAATGCCGAGCTTGGCCAGATGCTACTGGAGGCGTCAGCTCGTCAGCTTGGAGCCGAAATTGAACGGAAGCAGGAAGGTCGAAAAACGATCGTAAACGTGGTTTTGTTGGTCGACGATCATCAGGAGAATACACATTGA
- a CDS encoding PAS domain S-box protein has protein sequence MSDGTGKTRWGQDEISRMIESGGWDMSVLGPPSSWPGCLRSAVDIMLPSKAQIVLFWGPDFVALYNEAYAPSIGLRHPKAFGRPAQENWSELWDDLGPLLRQVLDTGETVAAKDRPFYIERHGHPETVYFDISYSPIHDEDRNVRGVFCIVSETTDRIRVEHALRQSEERLRAVVSQSAAGIGQGSLDGEILHVNGRFCEILGYDEHELVGKNVRDITYPGDLPEQSRLYKLLAETGKSFDIEKRYVRKDGNLLWVNNTVSALRDEVGKILQVAVVSVDISERKKNQEVERLLASIIASSNDAIVGIDLEMTITSWNTAAERLYGFKAEEIVGRSVMGLVPEDRLDEEPALLSQIKAGFRVEPYETKRRHKNGRLVDVLLSVSPIFDSAGQIIGASKIAHDISARREAERLQAVLIGELHHRVKNVFATVIAIARQTFGKDNGEGEAVSAFEARLSAMAHAHDLLAQDDWQRAELTAVVEQAVAPYPPERFEIIGVPVLLPQKAVASLSLALHELGTNAAKYGALSVSEGKVAISWTYDDKTGALNLRWQEKDGPPVVPPTRKGFGSRLVERLLAAEMHGRSTIVYDFSGVICDIEAQLHPHV, from the coding sequence ATGTCGGACGGGACCGGAAAGACGCGTTGGGGACAGGACGAAATCTCTCGAATGATCGAGAGCGGCGGCTGGGATATGAGCGTGCTCGGTCCGCCGTCGTCATGGCCGGGCTGTCTCCGGAGCGCTGTCGACATCATGTTGCCGTCGAAGGCGCAGATCGTGCTTTTCTGGGGTCCTGATTTCGTGGCACTTTACAATGAGGCCTATGCGCCAAGCATTGGACTGCGGCATCCCAAAGCCTTCGGTCGACCAGCACAGGAGAACTGGAGCGAACTCTGGGACGACCTTGGGCCTCTCCTGCGTCAGGTGCTTGACACCGGCGAGACAGTGGCCGCCAAGGATCGCCCCTTCTACATCGAGCGCCATGGGCATCCCGAGACGGTCTATTTCGACATCTCCTATTCCCCAATCCATGATGAGGATCGAAATGTGCGGGGCGTGTTTTGCATCGTGAGCGAAACCACCGATCGCATCCGCGTCGAACACGCGTTGCGGCAAAGCGAGGAACGGTTACGGGCGGTCGTATCGCAGTCAGCAGCTGGGATCGGCCAGGGCAGCCTCGACGGCGAGATCCTGCACGTCAATGGCCGGTTTTGCGAAATACTTGGCTATGACGAACATGAGCTGGTCGGCAAAAACGTCCGCGACATTACCTATCCTGGGGATCTTCCTGAGCAGAGCAGGCTTTACAAGCTTCTGGCGGAAACAGGCAAAAGCTTCGACATCGAGAAACGCTACGTCCGAAAGGATGGCAATCTCTTATGGGTCAACAACACGGTGTCGGCTCTTCGAGACGAGGTCGGCAAAATCCTTCAGGTGGCTGTCGTCTCCGTCGATATCAGCGAAAGAAAGAAGAACCAGGAAGTGGAACGCCTGCTGGCGTCCATCATTGCCTCGTCCAACGATGCCATCGTAGGTATAGATCTAGAGATGACCATCACATCCTGGAATACAGCGGCTGAACGCCTGTACGGCTTCAAAGCTGAAGAGATTGTCGGAAGGTCGGTCATGGGTCTTGTCCCCGAGGATCGTCTTGACGAGGAGCCGGCTCTTCTTAGCCAGATCAAAGCGGGATTTCGGGTTGAACCCTACGAGACAAAGCGGCGGCATAAAAACGGCCGTTTGGTCGACGTGCTTCTCAGTGTCTCGCCGATTTTTGACAGCGCCGGCCAGATCATCGGCGCCTCAAAGATTGCGCATGACATTTCCGCGCGAAGGGAGGCTGAGCGTCTCCAAGCGGTCCTGATCGGCGAATTACACCATCGCGTCAAAAATGTCTTTGCGACAGTCATTGCCATCGCCAGGCAGACGTTTGGAAAAGACAATGGCGAAGGCGAAGCTGTCAGCGCATTTGAGGCACGCCTTTCAGCCATGGCCCATGCGCACGATCTTCTTGCTCAGGACGACTGGCAACGTGCGGAACTCACGGCGGTTGTCGAACAGGCCGTCGCCCCCTATCCCCCGGAGCGGTTCGAAATCATCGGTGTGCCGGTGCTGCTGCCGCAAAAGGCCGTCGCATCGCTGTCACTTGCACTTCACGAGCTGGGCACAAACGCAGCAAAGTACGGAGCGCTTTCGGTTTCGGAAGGCAAGGTCGCGATCAGCTGGACCTACGATGACAAAACGGGAGCGCTCAACCTCCGCTGGCAAGAAAAAGATGGCCCGCCCGTGGTTCCTCCGACGCGGAAAGGGTTTGGATCCCGTCTTGTCGAACGCCTGTTGGCTGCAGAAATGCATGGGCGCTCGACGATCGTCTATGATTTTTCCGGCGTGATCTGTGACATCGAAGCGCAGCTGCATCCTCACGTTTGA
- a CDS encoding type 1 glutamine amidotransferase domain-containing protein: MTLEGKKISILIAPRGTEEAEFKKPKEAVEAAGAKVTVVGVEAGEAKTNNSDLDPGSSYTVDKKVTEVAASDFDGLVIPGGCVGADKLRADADIISFVRSFFEQGKPVGVICHGPWLLVEADVLEGRTVTSYSSIRKDIENAGGTWVDKEVVTDKGLVTSRKPDDLQAFCAKIVEEFAEGKHPEQSRSVVA, encoded by the coding sequence ATGACTCTCGAAGGCAAGAAGATTTCGATCCTCATCGCACCCCGCGGCACCGAAGAGGCTGAATTCAAGAAGCCCAAGGAAGCAGTCGAGGCTGCCGGCGCTAAAGTCACGGTGGTCGGCGTTGAGGCAGGCGAAGCCAAGACAAATAATAGCGACCTCGACCCCGGAAGCTCGTACACCGTAGACAAAAAGGTGACAGAGGTTGCTGCGAGCGACTTTGACGGCCTTGTCATTCCAGGTGGATGCGTCGGCGCAGATAAGCTGCGAGCCGACGCCGACATCATTTCGTTTGTTCGGTCATTCTTCGAGCAGGGGAAGCCCGTCGGCGTCATCTGCCATGGTCCGTGGCTCTTGGTGGAAGCAGACGTTCTGGAGGGGCGAACAGTAACATCCTACTCGTCGATCCGGAAAGACATCGAAAACGCTGGTGGAACCTGGGTGGACAAGGAAGTGGTCACCGACAAGGGACTGGTTACGAGCCGGAAGCCCGACGATCTCCAGGCATTCTGTGCGAAGATCGTTGAGGAGTTCGCAGAGGGAAAGCATCCGGAGCAGTCCCGCAGCGTCGTCGCCTGA
- a CDS encoding plasmid stabilization protein, which produces MPQGDKSAYTDKQKRKAEHIEEGYEDRGISDQEAERRAWATVNKESGGGKKSGSGRGHAENHASSEKGGRKGGAAAASRTKEERSASAKKAAATRKRNEQHAHH; this is translated from the coding sequence ATGCCCCAGGGCGACAAATCCGCATATACCGACAAGCAGAAGCGCAAGGCCGAGCATATCGAGGAAGGCTACGAAGACCGTGGCATCTCCGATCAGGAAGCCGAACGCCGTGCCTGGGCCACCGTCAACAAGGAAAGTGGCGGTGGCAAGAAGTCAGGGTCTGGCCGCGGCCATGCCGAAAACCACGCCTCTTCCGAAAAGGGCGGACGCAAGGGCGGTGCCGCCGCTGCGTCGCGCACCAAGGAAGAGCGCTCGGCCTCAGCCAAGAAAGCTGCAGCCACGCGCAAGCGCAACGAGCAGCATGCGCATCATTGA
- a CDS encoding DUF3175 domain-containing protein, whose translation MPKKKSKQKWSQDVTDNSDAMDLKDGVFKQRSAKKIADSLKASAEHSDRRKASPFQSAMSMLNFDINRAGKQLSKSRLATLDRAKDELRKDFGK comes from the coding sequence ATGCCGAAGAAGAAATCGAAACAGAAATGGTCGCAGGATGTCACTGACAACAGCGACGCGATGGACCTGAAAGACGGTGTCTTCAAACAGCGCAGCGCCAAGAAGATCGCCGACTCGCTGAAAGCCTCGGCCGAACACAGCGACCGCCGCAAGGCCAGCCCTTTCCAGTCCGCCATGTCGATGCTGAATTTCGACATCAATCGCGCGGGCAAGCAGCTGTCGAAGTCGCGCCTGGCGACCCTTGATCGCGCCAAGGATGAATTGCGCAAGGATTTCGGGAAGTAG
- a CDS encoding MgtC/SapB family protein — protein MDMDIMPVVPTWTEIAWRLALTVAAGCLIGLNREAGGHPAGFRTTLLVGLAACLAMIQSNLLLGTTGKTDQFFAVMDTLRFPLGILTGVGFIGGGAILKRGDMVTGVTTAATLWIMTAIGLCIGGGQWIVGSTGAIIAFVVLSPFKMFDEAIPRMQKARVVIEPLESSDIVDLSEFLPASSSCRFIGRKLTESEQNIALSFKIGWRKMDAMALSRHLEEVGSKRFRILELKLLNATT, from the coding sequence ATGGATATGGATATCATGCCTGTCGTTCCGACCTGGACCGAAATTGCCTGGCGGCTGGCGTTGACGGTCGCCGCCGGTTGCCTGATCGGCCTCAACCGTGAAGCCGGCGGCCACCCAGCAGGCTTCCGAACGACGCTGCTGGTCGGCCTTGCTGCTTGCCTCGCTATGATTCAGTCCAATTTGTTACTCGGTACCACCGGCAAAACCGATCAGTTCTTCGCGGTTATGGATACGCTCAGGTTTCCACTCGGCATACTGACCGGCGTCGGTTTCATCGGTGGAGGAGCGATCCTGAAGCGGGGTGACATGGTCACGGGGGTAACCACCGCGGCGACACTGTGGATCATGACGGCGATTGGCCTTTGCATCGGCGGCGGCCAGTGGATCGTCGGCAGCACTGGCGCCATTATCGCTTTCGTCGTTCTTTCGCCATTCAAGATGTTTGACGAAGCTATTCCCCGGATGCAAAAGGCCCGCGTTGTCATCGAACCTCTCGAATCCAGCGACATCGTAGATTTGTCGGAATTTCTACCGGCGAGCAGTTCCTGCAGATTCATTGGCAGAAAACTCACAGAGTCCGAGCAAAATATCGCGCTGTCATTTAAAATCGGCTGGCGGAAAATGGACGCGATGGCGCTGTCTCGTCACCTGGAAGAGGTGGGAAGTAAACGGTTCAGGATACTGGAACTTAAGCTTCTCAACGCAACCACTTGA
- a CDS encoding helix-turn-helix domain-containing protein — translation MSRRISKVEGPHPVDVYVGLRLRMRRAQLGMSQTRLADELGITFQQIQKYERGSNRISASMLYDIARVVGAQIAYFFEGLPDMESASLLTTSVPERHKNYLSSPEGLKLIEVMSDLPKSLHSKILSLAVAVRKSSDGGYGNEGTRSREVSDP, via the coding sequence ATGAGCAGACGTATTTCGAAAGTAGAAGGCCCACACCCTGTCGATGTATACGTTGGCCTTCGCCTACGAATGCGTCGCGCTCAGTTGGGCATGTCGCAGACTAGGCTTGCCGACGAACTTGGGATCACCTTCCAGCAGATTCAGAAATACGAGCGCGGCTCCAACCGGATTAGCGCGTCGATGCTGTACGATATCGCACGCGTGGTAGGGGCTCAGATCGCTTACTTTTTTGAAGGCTTACCTGATATGGAAAGTGCCAGCCTACTGACGACATCAGTTCCCGAGCGACACAAGAACTACTTGTCGAGCCCTGAAGGGCTTAAGTTGATCGAAGTCATGAGCGACCTTCCGAAATCGTTACACAGTAAGATATTGTCCCTCGCCGTCGCGGTCCGCAAATCCAGCGACGGTGGGTATGGCAACGAGGGAACCAGATCGCGCGAGGTTTCTGACCCGTAG
- a CDS encoding SDR family oxidoreductase, which yields MSKILITGGSGFLGSHCIVAALAAGHEVRTTLRSLDKAGEVRAMLAAAGVDPKHEVAFYEADLGNDEGWSDAVAGCDYVLHTASPFPSAQPDDPNDLIVPARDGTLRVLRAASHAGVRRVVLTSSFAAVGYGPEAPSHVFTEEDWTPIDGPNQPYILSKAIAERAAWDFVKDSGTPELSVVNPTGIFGPVLGPQLSTSIQIIKGLLDGAFPPELPDMWFGVVDVRDVADLHLRAITDPSAAGERFIAVSGEPVSLLAVATILRERFPEFVARVPSRGASSSRSASHRRSSSDKARQRLGWKPRTSEEAIVASVESLIQLNLLDVL from the coding sequence ATGAGCAAGATACTTATAACGGGTGGCTCAGGGTTCCTTGGCAGCCATTGCATCGTAGCGGCGCTCGCCGCGGGGCATGAGGTTCGCACGACGCTGCGCAGTCTCGACAAAGCAGGAGAAGTCCGCGCCATGCTCGCGGCAGCTGGTGTCGATCCGAAGCACGAGGTCGCATTTTATGAAGCTGATCTGGGGAATGACGAAGGTTGGAGCGACGCTGTCGCGGGCTGCGACTATGTTCTGCACACGGCATCTCCGTTTCCGTCAGCCCAGCCGGACGATCCGAATGACTTGATTGTGCCGGCGCGCGACGGGACCTTGCGTGTTCTTCGTGCGGCCAGTCACGCCGGCGTGAGGCGCGTTGTGCTCACATCATCCTTTGCCGCAGTTGGGTACGGCCCGGAGGCACCAAGTCATGTCTTTACCGAGGAAGACTGGACACCGATCGATGGACCAAACCAGCCATACATCTTGTCGAAAGCCATTGCGGAGCGTGCTGCATGGGATTTCGTGAAGGACAGTGGAACACCCGAGCTGAGTGTCGTCAACCCGACCGGAATATTCGGACCCGTGCTCGGCCCTCAGCTTTCGACGTCAATTCAGATCATCAAAGGACTGCTGGACGGAGCCTTCCCACCTGAGTTGCCGGATATGTGGTTCGGTGTTGTCGATGTGCGCGACGTGGCCGACCTGCATCTGCGGGCCATTACTGATCCGTCCGCGGCGGGCGAGCGCTTCATTGCTGTGAGCGGCGAGCCAGTATCTCTGTTGGCGGTTGCCACCATATTGCGCGAGCGCTTTCCGGAATTTGTCGCCAGAGTTCCCAGTCGCGGTGCCTCTTCCTCACGTAGCGCAAGCCATAGACGCTCCAGCAGTGACAAGGCGAGGCAGAGGCTCGGGTGGAAGCCACGCACAAGCGAAGAAGCAATCGTCGCCAGTGTTGAAAGTCTTATCCAATTGAATTTGCTCGACGTCCTTTAG
- a CDS encoding winged helix-turn-helix transcriptional regulator, producing the protein MENQTIEPRIYGEDCDGCTGPEPIDVMRFQRTIRAITGKWKIEIVCSLVAGPMRFGELRRALPGITQHMLTEQLRDLERNGIVIRTAYAEIPPRVEYALSQAGIDLMPTFATLRDWALRYENQLAG; encoded by the coding sequence ATGGAAAACCAGACCATAGAGCCGCGGATATATGGCGAAGATTGCGATGGCTGCACGGGACCTGAGCCGATCGACGTCATGCGCTTTCAGCGGACGATCCGGGCGATCACCGGTAAGTGGAAGATCGAGATCGTCTGTAGCCTGGTTGCTGGGCCGATGCGTTTCGGCGAACTGCGCCGAGCGCTTCCGGGTATCACTCAGCATATGCTGACCGAGCAGCTTCGCGACCTCGAGCGCAACGGCATCGTCATTCGCACCGCTTACGCGGAGATACCGCCACGGGTCGAGTATGCACTTTCGCAGGCCGGTATCGACCTCATGCCGACCTTTGCGACCTTGCGGGACTGGGCCTTGCGATATGAGAACCAGTTGGCGGGCTAG
- a CDS encoding LysR family transcriptional regulator, which yields MRIDLNDYAYFAEVVAHGGFAAAGRALREPKSKLSRRIAGLEQRLGLRLIERSSRRFRVTDTGQAFYERCRAILTEAEQAEALVAQAQAEPHGRIRFSCPTGMVAPISPLMSSFLLRFPKVRLQLVATDRAVDLIEERIDLALRVRASLTSDAALTMRSLGASIRILVASPQLASQVANIEHLNTFPTLSTDDASDDLEWHLEAEDGHKHIVRVQPRMGCEDMATVRDAAINGLGIALLPDHVCREALEAGRLVRVLPAWGGLQGIVHLVFTTRRGLSPAVRALIDHLAAGFPRDALSRRG from the coding sequence ATGCGGATTGATCTGAACGATTACGCCTATTTCGCCGAAGTCGTCGCTCATGGCGGCTTTGCCGCCGCGGGGCGGGCGCTGCGTGAGCCGAAGTCCAAACTCAGCCGCAGGATTGCTGGCCTCGAGCAGCGGCTAGGCTTGCGATTGATCGAGCGGTCAAGCCGCCGTTTCCGGGTGACTGACACTGGCCAAGCATTTTACGAGCGATGCAGAGCAATACTTACGGAAGCCGAACAGGCGGAAGCGCTGGTCGCGCAGGCGCAGGCTGAACCGCATGGCCGCATCCGCTTCAGTTGCCCAACAGGGATGGTCGCGCCCATTTCGCCATTGATGTCATCCTTCCTGTTACGCTTTCCGAAAGTGCGGCTCCAGCTGGTGGCAACCGACCGGGCGGTGGACCTGATCGAAGAACGCATTGATCTCGCGCTTCGCGTCCGCGCCAGCCTTACCTCGGATGCAGCCCTGACCATGCGGTCGCTGGGAGCCTCGATCCGCATTCTGGTTGCCAGTCCTCAACTTGCCAGTCAGGTGGCCAACATCGAGCATCTGAACACCTTCCCGACATTGTCAACTGACGATGCCTCGGACGATCTCGAATGGCATTTGGAAGCTGAGGATGGGCACAAGCATATCGTTCGGGTCCAGCCGCGGATGGGATGCGAGGACATGGCAACCGTGCGCGATGCTGCAATCAATGGCCTGGGTATTGCGCTGCTGCCCGATCATGTCTGTCGCGAGGCGCTGGAGGCTGGAAGGCTTGTGCGCGTGTTGCCAGCTTGGGGTGGGCTACAAGGTATCGTGCATCTGGTTTTTACGACGAGACGCGGCCTGTCACCTGCCGTCCGGGCGCTCATCGACCACCTCGCTGCCGGCTTTCCGCGCGACGCCCTCAGCAGACGCGGGTGA
- a CDS encoding SDR family NAD(P)-dependent oxidoreductase: MTNRFNNKVVVVTGGSSGIGLAAAKAFAAEGASVFITGRRQEALDAAVKQIGGRVTAVRGDMADLADIDRLYDAVQQKHAPIDVLFANAGGGEMVALGAITEEHYQRTFDTNVKGVLFTVQKALPLLKDGASVILTSSTTSISGTPAFSVYSATKAAVRNFARNWMLDLKDRHIRVNAISPGVTDTAGLDELFGGGTQAQGTRDYLASLIPAGRVGRPEEIANAVLFLASDEASFINGIELFVDGGQAQI, from the coding sequence ATGACGAACAGGTTCAACAACAAGGTCGTGGTGGTGACGGGTGGATCCAGCGGTATCGGCCTCGCCGCGGCGAAAGCTTTTGCAGCAGAGGGTGCTTCGGTGTTTATCACCGGCCGCCGGCAGGAGGCGTTGGATGCCGCAGTGAAGCAGATCGGCGGGCGCGTGACAGCAGTGCGGGGCGACATGGCTGATCTCGCCGACATCGACAGGCTTTACGATGCCGTCCAACAGAAGCACGCACCGATCGATGTGCTGTTCGCCAATGCCGGCGGCGGCGAAATGGTCGCGCTCGGTGCGATCACCGAGGAGCATTATCAGCGCACGTTCGACACCAACGTGAAGGGCGTCCTGTTCACGGTTCAGAAGGCGCTACCGCTTTTGAAGGACGGTGCCTCCGTCATCCTGACGAGTTCTACCACCAGCATTTCCGGCACGCCGGCTTTTAGCGTCTATTCGGCGACCAAGGCCGCGGTGCGCAACTTCGCCCGCAACTGGATGCTCGACCTCAAGGATCGCCACATCCGCGTCAACGCGATCAGCCCTGGCGTCACGGACACCGCCGGCCTGGACGAATTGTTCGGTGGTGGCACGCAGGCTCAGGGCACCAGAGACTATCTGGCGAGTCTGATCCCCGCAGGCCGCGTCGGTCGCCCCGAAGAGATCGCCAATGCCGTGCTGTTCCTGGCTTCCGATGAGGCGAGCTTCATCAACGGTATCGAACTCTTCGTCGATGGCGGCCAGGCCCAAATCTAA
- a CDS encoding nuclear transport factor 2 family protein, producing the protein MIQSNESAERIRELLDRNLQEVFGEGDNDRRRAAIGELWAEDGVLYVPPGAIIGHDAIDKFAGDLSATHPHYVYAPHGNPQVLHNAGRLAWGSGPRGEPPEYTGWDVITVRDGKITALYVFLDETSDEFRRVSSVP; encoded by the coding sequence ATGATACAGTCCAACGAATCCGCAGAGCGTATCCGCGAGTTGCTTGACCGGAACCTCCAGGAAGTCTTCGGCGAAGGCGACAACGACCGGCGGCGTGCCGCGATCGGCGAACTCTGGGCCGAGGACGGCGTCCTCTACGTTCCTCCCGGTGCAATCATCGGCCACGATGCGATTGACAAGTTCGCTGGCGACCTAAGCGCCACGCATCCGCACTATGTCTATGCGCCGCACGGCAATCCGCAGGTACTCCACAACGCCGGACGGTTGGCCTGGGGTTCGGGTCCGCGCGGTGAGCCGCCGGAATATACCGGCTGGGATGTGATCACCGTCCGTGACGGCAAGATCACGGCGCTCTACGTCTTCCTCGACGAGACCTCGGATGAGTTTCGCCGGGTCAGCAGCGTACCGTGA